The Miscanthus floridulus cultivar M001 chromosome 17, ASM1932011v1, whole genome shotgun sequence genome has a window encoding:
- the LOC136516812 gene encoding probable ethylene response sensor 2: MDGCDCIEPLWQADDLLMKYQYISDFFIALAYFSIPLELIYFVQKSAFFPYQWVLIQFGAFIVLCGATHLINMWTFTTHTKTIAVVLTVAKVATAFVSCLTALMLVHIIPDLLSVKLRERFLKAKAEELDREMGIIKTQEETGRHVHMLTHEIRSTLDRHTILRTTLVEMGRTLGLAECAVWMPSRSGTTLQLSHALHSSAPLGSVVPINLPIVATIFNSNHAERIPYTSPLASVKTQKSKYVPPEVVAVRVPLLQLTNFQINDWPELSAKAFAVMVLMLPPDSARKWRPHELELVEVVADQVAVALSHAAILEESMRARDLLMEQNIALDAAHREAEMAICARNDFLAVMNHEMRTPMRAIISLSSLLLETKLTAEQRVMIETILKSSDLLETLANDVLDISKLGDGSLELEIAPFNLHATFTDVVDLIKPVAAFKRLSVMVHLAPELPTCAIGDRKRLMQIILNVAGNSVKFTKEGHISISASIAMPDSLRDPYAPDFHPVLSDGSFYLAVQVKDTSCGISPQDMPHTFTKFEHPQNGTNKLHNGNGLGLALSRRFVSLMQGNIWLESEGVGKGCTATFFVKLGLSDKPNANLRRIVPPVQRKQGTADPDASSIINGDMAILPHRYQSMI; the protein is encoded by the exons ATGGACGGATGCGATTGTATTGAGCCACTTTGGCAGGCCGATGATCTGCTAATGAAGTACCAGTACATATCTGACTTCTTTATCGCACTTGCATACTTCTCAATCCCTTTGGAGCTGATTTACTTTGTTCAGAAGTCAGCTTTCTTCCCGTACCAATGGGTGCTCATACAGTTTGGTGCGTTCATCGTTCTCTGTGGGGCAACCCACCTGATAAACATGTGGACTTTCACTACACATACCAAGACCATAGCTGTGGTGTTGACAGTGGCAAAAGTGGCGACAGCATTTGTGTCATGCTTAACAGCTCTGATGCTTGTTCATATAATCCCTGATTTGTTGAGTGTGAAATTGAGGGAGAGGTTCCTGAAAGCGAAGGCTGAGGAGCTTGATAGGGAGATGGGGATAATAAAGACACAAGAGGAGACGGGAAGACATGTGCACATGCTCACGCACGAGATAAGAAGCACGCTTGACAGGCATACCATTCTGAGAACTACACTTGTTGAAATGGGGAGAACTCTTGGTTTAGCAGAATGTGCCGTGTGGATGCCGTCCCGCTCTGGAACAACCCTTCAGCTCTCACATGCGCTCCATAGCAGTGCTCCGCTCGGATCAGTTGTTCCTATCAATCTTCCGATTGTAGCTACCATTTTTAATAGTAATCATGCTGAGAGAATACCATATACTTCCCCATTAGCTTCAGTAAAGACTCAGAAAAGCAAGTATGTCCCACCAGAGGTCGTTGCTGTCCGTGTTCCGCTCCTGCAGCTTACAAATTTCCAAATAAATGATTGGCCTGAGCTATCTGCGAAAGCCTTTGCAGTGATGGTTTTGATGCTTCCTCCAGACAGCGCACGAAAATGGCGACCCCATGAGCTGGAGCTTGTTGAAGTTGTTGCTGATCAG GTGGCAGTTGCGCTATCCCATGCTGCCATTTTGGAAGAGTCCATGCGAGCCCGTGATCTGCTAATGGAGCAGAATATTGCTCTGGACGCAGCACACCGAGAGGCAGAAATGGCTATATGTGCTCGGAATGATTTTCTTGCTGTCATGAATCATGAAATGCGGACTCCTATGCGAGCAATCATTTCTTTATCATCACTCCTGTTAGAAACAAAACTTACTGCGGAACAGCGCGTGATGATTGAGACTATACTAAAGAGTAGCGATCTTCTAGAAACTCTTGCAAATGATGTTTTAGATATCTCCAAGCTTGGGGATGGCAGCCTTGAGCTAGAAATTGCTCCTTTTAATCTACATGCCACCTTTACAGAT GTGGTTGATTTAATTAAGCCAGTAGCTGCATTCAAAAGGCTATCGGTAATGGTTCATTTAGCTCCAGAATTGCCCACCTGTGCAATTGGTGATCGAAAGAGGTTGATGCAGATAATACTAAATGTTGCTGGGAACTCCGTTAAGTTTACTAAGGAGGGTCACATTTCAATTTCAGCATCTATTGCTATGCCAGATTCTCTGAGGGACCCATATGCTCCTGACTTCCATCCAGTTCTCTCCGATGGGTCTTTTTACTTGGCTGTGCAG GTAAAAGACACCAGCTGTGGAATTAGCCCGCAAGATATGCCTCACACCTTCACAAAATTTGAACACCCGCAAAATGGTACAAACAAATTGCATAATGGCAACGGATTGGGTCTGGCCCTTTCCAGAAG ATTTGTTTCCCTTATGCAAGGGAACATCTGGCTTGAAAGCGAAGGCGTAGGGAAGGGCTGTACCGCAACATTCTTTGTGAAGCTAGGACTATCTGataaaccaaatgcaaatctccGGAGAATCGTGCCTCCTGTCCAGCGAAAACAAGGAACTGCAGATCCAGATGCATCATCAATAATCAATGGCGACATGGCAATTCTTCCGCATCGTTACCAGTCGATGATATGA
- the LOC136517332 gene encoding large ribosomal subunit protein eL18x-like, whose product MGIDLVAGGRNKKTKRTAPKSDDVYLKLLVKLYRFLVRRTKSNFNAVILKRLFMSKTNRPPISLRRLVKFMEGKEEKNIAVIVGTVTDDKRIQEVPAMKVTALRFTETARARIVNAGGECLTFDQLALRAPLGENTVLLRGPKNAREAVRHFGKAPGVPHSHTKPYVRSKGRKFEKARGRRNSRGFKV is encoded by the exons ATG GGTATCGACCTCGTCGCCGGCGGGAGGAACAAGAAGACCAAGCGCACGGCGCCCAAGTCCGACGATGTCTACCTCAAGCTCCTCGTCAAG CTCTACCGTTTCTTGGTCAGGAGGACCAAGAGCAACTTCAACGCTGTCATCCTCAAGAGGCTCTTTATGAGCAAAACCAATCGCCCACCAATCTCCCTGCGCCGCCTTGTCAAGTTCATGGAAGGAAAG GAGGAGAAGAACATTGCTGTGATTGTTGGTACAGTCACAGATGACAAGAGGATCCAAGAGGTTCCAGCAATGAAGGTTACTGCCCTGAGGTTCACCGAGACAGCAAGGGCCAGGATTGTCAATGCTGGTGGGGAGTGCCTCACATTTGACCAGCTTGCTCTCCGTGCTCCACTTGGCGAGAACACG GTCCTCTTGAGGGGCCCCAAGAATGCCCGTGAGGCAGTGAGGCACTTTGGCAAGGCTCCTGGCGTGCCGCATAGCCACACCAAGCCATATGTGCGCTCCAAGGGAAGGAAGTTCGAGAAGGCTCGTGGCAGGAGAAACAGCCGTGGATTCAAGGTTTAA
- the LOC136518261 gene encoding U1 small nuclear ribonucleoprotein A-like, translating into MSGEASAVGGGGGGEGEANGIPPNVTIYINNLNEKIKIEELKKSLTAVFSQFGKILDVIAFKTLKHKGQAWVVFEDVASATEALKRMQGFPFYDKTMRIQYAKTKSDIVAKADGTFVPREKRKRVDEKPEKKQKREHHHDASQIGMGVNAYPGVYGAPQLTQIPIAGGQRVMMPEIIVPNNILFVQNLPHETTPMMLQMLFCQYPGFKEVRMVEAKPGIAFVEYGDEGQATAAMNNLQSFKITKENQMVITYAKK; encoded by the exons ATGAGCGGCGAGGCGTCGgccgtgggcggcggcggcggaggcgagggAGAGGCGAACGGCATCCCGCCGAACGTCACCATCTACATCAACAACCTCAACGAGAAGATCAAGATCGAAg AACTTAAGAAGTCCCTAACCGCCGTTTTTTCCCAGTTTGGGAAGATTCTTGATGTTATCGCTTTCAAGACTTTGAAGCATAAAGGCCAAGCTTGGGTTGTCTTCGAAGATGTCGCATCAGCGACTGAGGCTCTGAAGAGGATGCAGGGCTTTCCCTTCTATGACAAAACTATG AGAATTCAATATGCCAAGACCAAGTCGGATATTGTAGCAAAGGCCGATGGCACCTTTGTACCTCGAGAAAAAAGAAAGAGGGTTGATGAAAAAC CTGAAAAGAAGCAGAAGCGCGAGCACCACCATGATGCTAGTCAAATTGGCATGGGTGTAAATGCTTACCCTGGTGTTTATGGGGCTCCACAG CTCACCCAGATACCTATAGCTGGAGGACAGAGGGTCATGATGCCAGAGATTATCGTACCAAACAATATCCTGTTCGTCCAAAACCTGCCACACGAGACGACACCCATGATGCTCCAGATGCTCTTCTGCCAGTACCCTGGCTTCAAGGAGGTTCGGATGGTCGAGGCGAAGCCTGGGATTGCTTTCGTTGAGTATGGAGACGAGGGGCAGGCCACTGCTGCCATGAACAACCTTCAAAGCTTCAAGATTACAAAAGAAAACCAGATGGTCATCACATACGCGAAGAAGTAA
- the LOC136516492 gene encoding serine/threonine-protein phosphatase PP1-like translates to MMMTRAPMGPMEGAAVDEVVRRLVEGGRGGRQVQLSEAEIRQLCVEGKRVLLSQPNLLRIHAPVKICGDIHGQFVDLLRLFDLGGYPPASTYVFLGDYVDRGKQSLETICLLLAYKIRYPEKIFLLRGNHEDAKINRVYGFYDECKRRFNVRLWKIFSDCFNCLPIAALIDDKILCMHGGLSPELTSLDQIKDIERPAEIPDYGLLCDLLWSDPSPDGEGWGESDRGVSCTFGADKLVEFLEKNDLDLICRAHQVVEDGYEFFAQRRLVTIFSAPNYCGEFDNVGALLSIDESLMCSFQILKPTDMGPPNARKQIPNKPARG, encoded by the exons ATGATGATGACGCGGGCCCCGATGGGGCCGATGGAGGGCGCGGCGGTGGACGAGGTGGTGCGCCGCCTCGTGGAGGGCGGCCGCGGCGGTCGCCAGGTGCAGCTGTCCGAGGCGGAGATCCGGCAGCTCTGCGTCGAGGGCAAGCGGGTGCTCCTCTCCCAGCCCAACCTCCTCCGAATCCACGCCCCCGTCAAGATCTGCG GTGATATCCATGGCCAGTTTGTTGACCTTCTGAGATTGTTCGATTTGGGTGGTTATCCTCCAGCTTCAACTTACGTATTCCTCGGAGACTATGTCGATAGAGGCAAACAGAGCTTGGAGACTATATGCTTGCTCCTGGCGTACAAAATCCGGTACCCCGAAAAGATTTTCCTGTTGAGGGGGAACCATGAGGATGCGAAGATCAACAGAGTCTACGGTTTCTATGATGAATGTAAGAGGAGGTTCAATGTTCGGCTGTGGAAGATATTCTCCGATTGCTTCAACTGCCTGCCCATTGCAGCGCTCATTGATGACAAGATATTGTGCATGCATGGTGGTCTCTCGCCCGAGTTGACTAGTTTGGACCAGATAAAGGATATTGAGAGGCCTGCTGAGATTCCTGATTATGGTCTCCTGTGTGATCTGCTGTGGTCTGATCCTAGCCCCGATGGAGAAGGGTGGGGGGAGAGTGACAGAGGTGTTTCGTGTACGTTTGGTGCAGATAAACTTGTAGAGTTTTTGGAGAAGAACGATCTCGATCTTATATGCCGAGCTCATCAG GTGGTTGAAGATGGTTATGAGTTCTTTGCACAACGAAGATTAGTGACAATCTTTTCAGCTCCAAATTATTGTGGAGAATTCGATAATGTCGGTGCTCTATTGAGCATAGATGAGAGCCTAATGTGTTCATTTCAGATCCTGAAGCCAACTGATATGGGTCCACCCAATGCAAGAAAACAAATTCCAAATAAG CCAGCAAGAGGGTGA
- the LOC136518262 gene encoding mediator of RNA polymerase II transcription subunit 28-like, whose product MADPTPSQSPAQTPPPPPAQQAPAAGGREDMLACVAALEAALLPCLPARELQAVDRSLQSSHQIDVERHARDFMEAAKKLQSYFISLQREDQPTAEEMLRKEITTMEEELKTKSELIAKHKKLIEGWRKELKEQLGKHITELERV is encoded by the exons ATGGCGGACCCGACGCCGTCGCAGTCGCCGGCGCAgacgccgcccccgccgccggcaCAGCAGGCTCCCGCAGCGGGCGGGCGCGAGGACATGCTGGCGTGCGTGGCGGCGCtggaggccgcgctgctgccgtGCCTCCCCGCGCGCGAGCTCCAGGCCGTCGACCGCTCCCTCCAGTCCTCCCACCAGA TTGATGTTGAGAGGCACGCTAGGGATTTCATGGAGGCTGCCAAGAAGCTCCAGTCTTATTTCATCAGCCTGCAGCGTGAGGATCAGCCAACTGCAGAAGAGATGCTTCGGAAG GAGATTACAACAATGGAGGAAGAACTGAAGACCAAGTCCGAGCTTATTGCCAAGCACAAGAAGTTGATTGAAGGGTGGCGAAAAGAACTGAAGGAGCAGCTGGGCAAGCACATCACCGAGCTTGAAAGGGTGTGA
- the LOC136515454 gene encoding uncharacterized protein: MDATEIPEGIDPKNACRVEVTMNSYFSIVHGKKVCNRGKDVSWVVDSEKYSVINLEKDIASHFTWDSNQQANFWVVKGMHWTDKLISDGQLHSLLRASQLVKFMMIVGNRVEGDEMPPAVNMDCEGMPNEVPVVEKKMEFEGFEWAEILQYGETIAGPPMPKEEEKEHFMTVGCDPDGDEPTGVDEEWRYLKPVDAAVNDAQPTENNEVEVHKRKRARPVLDFDSECVHDDEATMLDDYAAPFTTYDKENPIINEGDTFGDKDEFIMTLRTYAIKNEFGIRVEHSDKERYMARCADANCDWRIFAKRLHGGDTFMVIILSL; this comes from the exons ATGGATGCTACTGAAATTCCAGAAGG GATTGATCCAAAGAATGCTTGTAGAGTAGAGGTCACAATGAACTCATACTTTAGTATTGTACATGGTAAAAAGGTCTGCAATAGGGGCAAAGATGTAAGTTGGGTTGTTGATTCAGAAAAATATTCAGTCATTAATCTAGAGAAGGATATTGCTTCGCACTTTACATGGGACAGCAACCAGCAGGCAAATTTCTGGGTTGTAAAAGGGATGCATTGGACAGATAAATTAATTTCAGATGGTCAGCTTCACAGCTTGCTAAGGGCATCTCAATTGGTGAAATTTATGATGATAGTGGGCAATCGTGTGGAGGGGGATGAGATGCCTCCTGCAGTGAACATGGATTGTGAGGGCATGCCTAATGAAGTGCCAGTTGTTGAGAAGAAGATGGAATTTGAGGGATTTGAATGGGCAGAAATACTACAATATGGAGAAACCATAGCAGGGCCACCAATGCCtaaagaggaggagaaggagcacTTCATGACTGTTGGGTGTGACCCTGATGGGGATGAGCCAACCGGAGTAGATGAAGAGTGGAGATACTTAAAACCAGTTGATGCTGCAGTTAATGATGCACAACCAACAGAAAATAATGAAGTAGAGGTGCATAAAAGAAAGAGGGCAAGGCCTGTTCTAGACTTTGATTCTGAATGTGTTCATGATGATGAGGCTACTATGCTAGATGATTATGCTGCACCTTTCACAACATATGACAAAGAGAATCCGATCATTAATGAAGGAGATACATTTGGAGACAAGGACGAGTTCATCATGACCTTGAGGACATATGCCATAAAAAATGAGTTTGGTATTAGGGTTGAACATAGTGACAAAGAGAGGTACATGGCAAGGTGTGCCGATGCAAACTGCGATTGGAGAATTTTTGCAAAGAGACTTCATGGTGGTGACACATTCATGGTTATTATTCTTTCTTTATAG